A region of the Lycium barbarum isolate Lr01 chromosome 1, ASM1917538v2, whole genome shotgun sequence genome:
atgaagtacaagaaacaacatatagtagcaagaatcaaaggacaatagactatagatcaAAACTGCGACTACTTGTACGAAGGGATACGcgggactacctactagccttctaccctaatctgagtcttCCATAACCTCCTAtgtaaggtcatgtcctcagtaagctggaaccgcgccatgtcctgtctaagcacctctcccaaatacttcttcggcctacctttaCCTCTTCTGAAATCGTCCATagtcaacctctcacacctccgcacttgggcatctgtgtctctcctcttcacatgcccaaaccatctcagtctcccttcctgcatcttgtcctccaccgatgccactcccaccttatcccggatatcttcattcctaatcctatcttgcctggtgtgcccacacgtCCACAcgtccatcgcaacattctcatttccgcaactttcatcttttggacgtgagagTTTTTCActgcccaacactctgccccgtacgaCAAAGTCGGTCTCATAACCACTTAGagcttgcctttaagttttggtggcaccttcttatcacacaacactcctgaagcgagcctccatttcagcCACCCTACACCAATAaaatgtgtgacatcatcgtcaatatccccatttccttgtataatagacccaagatatttgaaacttcctattggatggcctgggtaccaagcctcacttccacgccagcctcatgtgtcacgtcactgaacttgcacttcaTGTGACGTACAAAACACTGAATAATGGATATAAATTTTTGAAGTTTTCAGAGAGAATTATTTCGGACCTCACAGTCCCTATCTCAGTACATATTTAGCCTCCCTACCTGCTGAAGTTAAGAACATGTCATGGTCCTTCCTCTGATCCTTCTCCGGTGCTCTTCCTTCCCTTTATTTCTTCGGAAGATGAGACGTGGATGTCCTTCCTTCCTCGCTTTCCGCAATTCCTTCCACTTCCCATCCTCGGACATGCTTTTATAGCCATAATGGTTGAATTTTCCAAGTGCAGTGATTTCTTGCTTTGCATTTTGTGTTAATCTTTTATTATCCCTCAATATAGTGGTTGACTTCTTTGGGTTGATGTCTCTCACTTGTACCTGTCTTGCCTGCTCTGCACTGTTTCATTGGATAACTggtaatttatttttatctctGGCAGGTTTCTTGGCTAAAGCAGCATTCTGCACCAACTTCTGGCATTAGTTTCTCACCATCAAATGACAAGGTTTTTTCTCTGTTATACTCATTAAACTAGTATACCTATTGCAGACCTGTTCTACTGGGAAGAACTGTAAATCCATCGTCTTGCCAAGTGATGGGAAGCATACTTAGGTGTGTTTTACTCTTATGATTGCAGATTGTTGCTAGTGTTGGTATGGATAAGAAGTTGTACACTTTCGACTCAGGGTCAAGAAGGCCATCATTCTGCATTCCTTACGAGGCACCTTTTTCTTCACTGGCATTTACTGATGATGGCTTCACTCTAGCAGCTGGAACAAGTAGTGGCCGAGTGGTTTTCTATGACGTTCGTGGAAAGCCACAACCTTTGACTGTTTTACGTGCTTATGGAAATTCTGAGGTCTTCTATTCTTATTTTCTTAATCAAGTATATTGTGTTAAGGGTTTGTCCCTGACTGTGTTTTTCTATTATGTCATTTTATTACCTTGGTTGGCAAAACATGAGAAAGGAAAGGATAGAAAAGATTCAGTTCTTATTGGCAAAGGATGGAGATATGGAACCATATAATAAGCCCTTATGGGGTGGGTAATACTTAAGTCCACTTATTGTCTTTAAAGTATTACTTCCATGATGCTAGAGGTGGATATGCATGCAAATGTTAAATGTGCTAGAAGGGGAGGAGGAGATGAGGGGAACAAGTAGGTGACCCACGGTTCTTCCAATATGGCATGTAGATTTCGATAAGTTAAAGATAGCCAGCATTTGCTTCGGCGAAAAGGGAGGTGGTTTCACAAGCTGTTGACCACCTATGATCGCTTAGGGTGCAGCAATAGGGTTGAAAACCGGTACATCACTTAGTAAGGCACTGGTTGGTCAAATGTGGATAAGAATTGAACACACTTCTCAATTTCCTAAAATCGAAAACATTGTTAAGATATCCTCGTTTCTTCCTTGGCTAAGTGTTTCCTTGTGGGATTTGTGTATCAAGGGTAGACCAATGTGCATAATTTGATTGATGAGTAGGAAGATTGTATGCAATGTTGCCTTTTGGCATTGGGCAGGGGAGCTGGTCCGAGAagctcttcttcttcctcactCTTTCACACACTCTCTCTCTTGCTCAGAAAAAGTAAACAGCATGGTGTTTCTGTATCTATTTGTATATCAGTATAAGCAGACCAATGGTATCCATGCTGATATTCATCTTTTATCATGTCCTTGTTGTTGTCCTTTATATATTTTGTTTATCAGCTTGTTAACTTTACTTATGTTCCTCGTTACTGACACTAACCTTCTTACTACTATCTGATTTATTTTCTCTTACTAGCGAAGTGCGATATGAATTTACAGGCTGTGATAAGTCTATGCTGGCAAAGAGCAAAACCTGTAATAGTCAATGAAAACAATTGCACAACAGAAATGGCTCTTCTGGGAAGTGCTGTGGAGGATTCAATTTTAATGCCTGACCCACTTCCCACTATGGTATCATCAAGCCTAACAAGTTCTATGACAACATCAGGTTCCAGAACCACTGTTCGTTCAGGTTCTGTGGACTCGTTTTCTTTTCCAGCAGGCATTACGggatctacatctggaacactaGGTGTATCTCCATCCGAGGAAACACCCATAAGAAGTAGTTTGTGGAAAGGTGGATCTTTGGCAAGATTACACGCTCCTCGTAACTTCAAGGATGATATGGAAGTCTTTTCTCCTCTCGTTGAAGTTCAGCCGATTACACCTTCACTTGATAAGTTGTGGGATGATCAGGAAGGTTTTAAAAAGGACTTTGATAAGAAATCATCTTTGCTATTACCTTCTTCTCTAAGGTTTCCCCTTTCAGTTGAGGGTGGCAATGAGAACCGCCCTATATTTGATTGGAAATCAAGTCCCTTGCCCAAACAGGTTTGGATCTTGTCTGGTTGATCTGCcttgattttttttgttgttggaaaGCAAATTATTTCCTTGATTGCAGGACATTTGGTGAAATTGTGAGTTGCTCTTCTATATACAGAAATGGTTGACTTGTTTGTCCAAATTTCCTATGTTGTTGGGTGCAAAATAGTGCTGCTTTTGATATCTAGTTGAAGTAACTAATATCATAACTCCTTCATTCTTGCGCGCTAGATAATTTGTGAAGTCAGTCCAAACGTGGTGTTATTCTGAAGCTGAATTCAATGACTGGGTTTAGCATTGAAATGCATTAGTTGTTTTCCTTGACAAGCATTTAATATCGTTCACATTCCTGCAGGACGATGCTTCTTCTGCACAGTTGTCTTCTACTTCTGTATCTTCCCATGACTCTTCCTCCATAACTCCTCCAGAAGCTTGGGGTGGTGAGAGATTATCTGATAGATTATCTCACCTTCGTCAGTCAGGAAACATGCCTTCTCGTTTTGCAATCTCGACATCTGGTCCTCTTGCACAAGGAACTATGTTATCTGGATTACAGGATACTTTTCCAGCAACTCAGAGTATCAGCTCTTTGACCAGTTCTAGTCTGAGTTTGGCAAATTTGCGCATTAAAGAAAATTCAAATGAAGAAACTTCTCTAGGATCATCGGAACACTTCCCCTCTAGTTCCACATCTTTTTCAGTTGGAACAAAAGGCGTTACTGGGCAGGGTACTCTTGATTCAACTATGTCCCTCCCACGGAGATTTTCCAGTTATGCTGAGAGAATAAGCACCGCACCATACTTTAGTGACGGAACCCTTTCTGTTGGTTctccaaaaattaagaaaactgGTGCTGAAACAAGGGAGGAGCTTCTGAATAGCTTGTTATCTAGGTCGGACACGTCATCTGCTACAGCAGCTGGTGCTTTCCAAGCAATGAATGTATGAAACAGGAAAACCTGGCTGTTCCTCTCTTTATCTTAGGCATCATTTTGTTATGAATCATCATCATGGACTTTTTCACCTTCTGTGTTTTTTCGAAGAGAATCTTGGATGCATGAGCTGGTGGAAAGAGCCTTAATGATGAATCATTCCAAATGACAGACTTATCTTTTTCATAGCTAGTTTTCATTTGACCTATGGATTTTTACAGGGTGAAATTAAGCAATCACAAAAGTCCACAGTGCCTGAATTGCAGCAGGGAAGTTCCTTCACGCTCCAGCTGTTTCAACGTACACAAGAAGAAACTCTTTCATCCCTTCAAAAATCCATTCATGAGGATATGAGGAATCTTCATTTAGATATTTTAAGACAATTTCATATGCAGGAGGTACATTTCTTAACTTGCACTTTCCTAGTCTTCAGTTGTATAGTATCTCTTAGATTTGGAAACATTATGCAGATGGAAACTTCTAATGCTATGAAGTTGATACTGGAAAATCAAGCAGAGCTGATGAAAGAGGTTCAATTACTTCGAAGGGAAACACAGCAGCTTCGACAGTTATTATGACCAGAGTAGCTAGAGGTCTAGTCACTATGTATTCCTTCAGTTTTAGTCATGTACCGCAATGTTGTTTTAGGAGATTTGTACTGACAGGTGTGTAGTCACTAGCGAGTGCGGAAGTTTTATTGTGTGTTTATCGAAGTGTATGAGAATTTGGGGATTGATTTTACCCTAATATAGTAAATGAGTGTGTGAAGGCTGATCAATACTTGACAGTTAGAGCGCTGTTATGGTTGTGTACAGATAGTTGGCTAGGCCAATTTCAGAAATTTAATGTACAGATCATCTGATTCACTTTTATTAAAATACATCCTTCGCAGTCGGAGCATGTCTGATCTTTGTTTATTCATATGTTGTGATGTTCATGGGCTGcttctcaacaacaacaacaacaacatacccagtgagtcccacaacgtggggtctggggagggtagagtgtacgcagaccttactcctaccttaggtagggaggttgttttcGGAAGACCCTCGCTCAAGAAAAGGCATATGAAAGGTCAGATATGGGCAACAAATCAAACATGGGCTGCTTCTCAGTGTTTGATAATTCTAGCAGTTAAGTGTTAGCATCTGTCTAGTTTCATAAGCAATTTTTATAGTGTGTCAATTTTGTAGTACTACTTGGTTTTAGAAATTATTCCATTGATGTTAGTAAATAGGAATGGTATTAGAACTTCATATTTATATAAGCACCCTTTTATGTTTAGCCATCTAGTTTATTTCCTTAGATTTGTTAGATGTGCCTGGAGGGCACCAGTGAAGTCAGCCTTGGTGCTTAAAACTAGACTTTCTCCTCCTTTCtttatattactttatatttATTGTACAACTTAGCATGGTAATAACTTCAATCTGATGTAATTTTCATTGTTGTGGTAAATCATAGGAGCACTTGAAAACTCATCAGAAATAAGGTTGCCAAAGGTCCACTGTCATTTTTATTTCTTGCCGTATAATTTGTGGAATTGGCTGCGCTTAGAGTAACGTATTCTCATtcctaatcaatttgaaaagtaATAAATTACATCAAGAGCAAATGGTAGAAGCAGAAATGAAATTAGCACAATAGCTTCGCATCTAAGGCATTTTTCTACCATCAGAATGTTTTGTTTTCTTTGAGTAAACAAACTTATCTTTTTTCCTTGTAGGATAACAACTTCTTCAGTTTTGTAGGGTACTCCTAGAAAATGTATTAAGAAGTGGGAGTGAACACGATTGAAACCTGTAAAAGCTTTGGAACCCATTGAACTTCAATAGTGTGAGCGTCGCCTGACGAGAAAGAAAATATACAATGAGCACTAATGCAAGCCAGTATAAGTTCGAGAAAGCCTTGTGCTAAGGGACTAGTGGAAGATCACCAAGATCCAAATTCCACTTGATTAGCGTAGAAACAACATATGTGAGTAGTAACAAAGCTAGTCATAATAAATATATCAGTAGAGAACTCAAAAGACAAAGCTATCAGTGATTATTGTGTTAAGTCAAAAGACATCAAAACTGCACCGATTCAGATCTAAAAAATGCTCAGCCTAAAGCAAAAACGTTGGAAGTGCCAGCCCCAAAAATTGAAAGGTCACAAGAAGTCCATTGAGATAAAATTCAGATCACATTTAGTTCAAAGTCAATCATGCACAAAGTGACTCCGTTAACGATTAGCAAACATGAAAAAATAGGAAATGCAATCTCATGAGCAAGCAGCAACATACTTCAACGAAAACTAGCTGATAAAAGCCCAAAGAACAACTCCCAATAGAGAACTCCCTCAAATTATATGGCTGTATAAAATTCACCAACATTTCCATTTTAACTTGCCAAAGACTCGGATGTCATTGTATAGTAACTTTATCAATTGTGGACAGTAAGATTTAGCAAAAATAACCAAAAGAACAGTATTGATCAATGACAGACATGTAGCCAAACTAAAACTACCCTACTAAAACATCAGGACATTAGCGACAATTCTTCAAACAAAGCAGAATCTATGCCTCAATAAATTTCTTGACATTCTTAAGCCACGTGATGTATTCTCTGCCGTCCTTGTTGATCATATACTCATGCAAGAAGTTAGTTGTGCTGGGTTTGATCCCCCTAATCTCCAGATACTTGTGGAAAGCCTTTTGGAGGTTCTCATCCAAATCACTGATAGGAAAAGCACATCTATTAGTATAACAAAAACAGAAAAGAACGAAGATAGCATAAAGAGTCATTAATTAAATTTTAAGACTCACGCGAAATCAGGTCCTTCATAAGCAATCTGATCCTCGGAAGCATTAGGATCTTTGATTCCCAAAGTCTCAATGACAACCTCATCAGCAAAAGCTGTGAGACCAAACTCCAATGATGGTCCATTCTTCTTATACACCTTAACGACCAAAGGAATTTGGGACTGATTGGCCCTTTCGCTGTCATTGTCAGCATCGTTGTCATCCGCTTCATCACCAGTAACAAGGTCAGGCATGTGAACTTCAACATCAACAGATTCACCTTGATACTCTCTTGTCAATGTTATAGTCTGTTGTCCCGGATGATCTTCAATCTTGAACGGGAAACCCTCAGGAACCTCCTCAACCTGCAATcataatgaaaaataatgataatagtcTAAAGACTGCTAATCCAGTAGCAATATTTTTCGTAAAATAGAAAACAGCATAAATTTAAAAAGTTGAAGTAATCAACAGAAGTTCATCAATATATAAAATAAAGTACTCCTGTTCATCTCATGTACACTATAACTATTTGGAAGTAAAAGGGTTCAGCCACTACGAATTTTTTAATATCTTAAATCATAAAAATACTAAGAGTATCTTATCTGGTTTCTAATTCTGCacattttgaaggaaaaaaaaaaattcataccaAGAATTTGATGCTTTGACCATTACCCTGAAACTGGTCGTTCGTTTTATAGGTAATTTTTCTCCATAAGTTGGTCTATAACAAGATCCGTTGAGAACTAAAAACAGAAACAAATATTATAATCCAAAATTACACGATAGCTATTAGCAAATGAAATACGTAAATATGTAGATGGTATTCGAAAACATTTCTTTTTACTCATTTAACTAACATTAATATTGATTTGGCACTGAAATTGGTCTATAACAGGACCACAAGAGCAACAAAAAACAGAGAAGAAATATTAGAATCCGTAAATTTccggaaaaaataataattaagaaaCGAAATAAGGTAAATATGTGGATAGTAATTCAAACACATTCTTGTTACTCATTTAACTAATATCAATATTCTTTTTCCGCTCGAGCCACTTAATAGCACATataaagaacaaaaacaaaaaaagaacagAAAGAAATATTGTAATTCAATTTTCATTCAACACTAACAAAAACAACTCAGTTCATTATCCATTTAGTCTCTTCTAAAATGGAAAATAAAAAACAAGATCCGTGGAGGAACTAAAAACAGAAACAACCAAAATTACAGAATAGCTATACGCAAACGAAATAAGGTAAATATAGAGATATTAGGTAGTATGTAATTTAAAACATTCTATTTTACTCATTTAACCAATATTAATACTCATTTGCCACTCGAGCTACTGAAACTGGTCTATAACAGGAACACATATTAGAATTCGATTTTCATTTAACATAAACAAAAATAATTCAGTTCACTATCCTTTAATTTCTAACATAGAAAAGAAACCCAAAATTACTCGATAGCAATGAGCAAACGAAATACGTAAATATGTAGATAGTATacaaaaacatttctttttacTCATTTAACTATTAGCAATGAAATTGGTCTATAACAGGACCACAtataaagaacaaaaaaaaaacagataaaaATATTAGTATCCGTAAATAACAGGGAACTATTAGCAAACGAGAATAAGGTAAATATGTTAGTAATAGTTTTAATATTCATATGCCACTTAAATTAGTCTATAACAGTAAAGagccaaccaaaaaaaaaaaaccgggaagaaatattataataaaaaaaattcaattcgTCATGTTTAATTTCTTCTAAAATAGAAAAGAAACCCAAAATTACAAAATAGCTATTAGCAAACGAATTAAGGTAAATATGTAATAATAATTGAAAAACAATTCTTTTTACTCATTAAGAGCTAC
Encoded here:
- the LOC132637738 gene encoding protein NEDD1 isoform X2, whose protein sequence is MNSTDSIKNLLATSGGDTVKLFDLSLEPRDPCILSYIPSPGFQVNSLKWNHTNLVVASAGDDKKISLWRKNGQSLGTVPMAGNDGGDNIEESISTINFSSKASRYICSGGSGQVVRIWDLQRKRCIKWLKGHTDTISGVMYNCKDEHLASISLNGSLILHNLASGAKAAELKDPNGQVLRVLDYSKISRHLLVTAGDDGSIHLWDTTGRSPKAVISLCWQRAKPVIVNENNCTTEMALLGSAVEDSILMPDPLPTMVSSSLTSSMTTSGSRTTVRSGSVDSFSFPAGITGSTSGTLGVSPSEETPIRSSLWKGGSLARLHAPRNFKDDMEVFSPLVEVQPITPSLDKLWDDQEGFKKDFDKKSSLLLPSSLRFPLSVEGGNENRPIFDWKSSPLPKQDDASSAQLSSTSVSSHDSSSITPPEAWGGERLSDRLSHLRQSGNMPSRFAISTSGPLAQGTMLSGLQDTFPATQSISSLTSSSLSLANLRIKENSNEETSLGSSEHFPSSSTSFSVGTKGVTGQGTLDSTMSLPRRFSSYAERISTAPYFSDGTLSVGSPKIKKTGAETREELLNSLLSRSDTSSATAAGAFQAMNGEIKQSQKSTVPELQQGSSFTLQLFQRTQEETLSSLQKSIHEDMRNLHLDILRQFHMQEMETSNAMKLILENQAELMKEVQLLRRETQQLRQLL
- the LOC132637738 gene encoding protein NEDD1 isoform X1, which translates into the protein MNSTDSIKNLLATSGGDTVKLFDLSLEPRDPCILSYIPSPGFQVNSLKWNHTNLVVASAGDDKKISLWRKNGQSLGTVPMAGNDGGDNIEESISTINFSSKASRYICSGGSGQVVRIWDLQRKRCIKWLKGHTDTISGVMYNCKDEHLASISLNGSLILHNLASGAKAAELKDPNGQVLRVLDYSKISRHLLVTAGDDGSIHLWDTTGRSPKVSWLKQHSAPTSGISFSPSNDKIVASVGMDKKLYTFDSGSRRPSFCIPYEAPFSSLAFTDDGFTLAAGTSSGRVVFYDVRGKPQPLTVLRAYGNSEAVISLCWQRAKPVIVNENNCTTEMALLGSAVEDSILMPDPLPTMVSSSLTSSMTTSGSRTTVRSGSVDSFSFPAGITGSTSGTLGVSPSEETPIRSSLWKGGSLARLHAPRNFKDDMEVFSPLVEVQPITPSLDKLWDDQEGFKKDFDKKSSLLLPSSLRFPLSVEGGNENRPIFDWKSSPLPKQDDASSAQLSSTSVSSHDSSSITPPEAWGGERLSDRLSHLRQSGNMPSRFAISTSGPLAQGTMLSGLQDTFPATQSISSLTSSSLSLANLRIKENSNEETSLGSSEHFPSSSTSFSVGTKGVTGQGTLDSTMSLPRRFSSYAERISTAPYFSDGTLSVGSPKIKKTGAETREELLNSLLSRSDTSSATAAGAFQAMNGEIKQSQKSTVPELQQGSSFTLQLFQRTQEETLSSLQKSIHEDMRNLHLDILRQFHMQEMETSNAMKLILENQAELMKEVQLLRRETQQLRQLL
- the LOC132637751 gene encoding uncharacterized protein At2g39795, mitochondrial-like, which gives rise to MAVTNIIRRAASQVVPYAVRVMARTQSYQYRSSALLSTVVNRNGGCRNLFRSSTVHCYSTKRPSSDEALIKVIQSEIACAEEPDDEVEEVPEGFPFKIEDHPGQQTITLTREYQGESVDVEVHMPDLVTGDEADDNDADNDSERANQSQIPLVVKVYKKNGPSLEFGLTAFADEVVIETLGIKDPNASEDQIAYEGPDFADLDENLQKAFHKYLEIRGIKPSTTNFLHEYMINKDGREYITWLKNVKKFIEA